One stretch of Weissella koreensis KACC 15510 DNA includes these proteins:
- the frr gene encoding ribosome recycling factor — protein sequence MANQILENTKERMEKAGMALQTQLGKIRAGVANPSILRDVKVMYYGAETPLNQVASVSVPEARILLITPFDKTALKDIEQAIFASDLGLTPTNDGSVIRLVIPALTEETRKDLTKEVKAEAEKAKVAVRNVRRDALDQAKKEELSEDELRKIDKDIQGLTDDGVKNIEKIAASKEAELLKI from the coding sequence ATGGCAAATCAAATTTTAGAAAACACTAAAGAACGAATGGAAAAAGCCGGTATGGCTTTGCAAACTCAACTTGGTAAAATTAGAGCTGGAGTTGCTAATCCATCAATTTTAAGAGATGTTAAAGTTATGTATTATGGAGCCGAAACACCTTTGAATCAAGTTGCTTCAGTTTCAGTACCAGAAGCACGGATCCTTTTGATTACTCCATTTGATAAGACAGCATTAAAGGATATTGAACAAGCTATTTTTGCTTCTGATTTAGGATTAACTCCTACAAATGATGGTTCAGTTATTCGTTTGGTTATCCCTGCTTTAACTGAGGAAACTCGTAAGGATTTGACGAAAGAAGTTAAAGCTGAAGCTGAAAAAGCTAAGGTTGCAGTTCGTAATGTTCGTCGGGATGCTTTGGATCAAGCTAAAAAAGAAGAATTATCAGAAGATGAGTTGCGTAAGATCGATAAAGATATTCAAGGCTTAACTGATGATGGAGTTAAAAATATCGAAAAAATTGCCGCTTCTAAGGAAGCCGAACTTTTGAAGATTTAA
- a CDS encoding HAD family hydrolase — MKSIIFDVDGTLLSTESMYITALAETLKDHKITRSDAELHHVFGLPGPESLEYLKIPNPELIQADWIARLDDFRDSIFLYPEVLNMLEQLKKGQYKMGIVTSNTPAEFAAHHDRFGIEQFFTDFVFAGMTKNMKPAADPILLAMNNLVSDPSQTIYIGDSIHDMQAAHNAGIAYGMAGWGVKDRTVFKDQADYIFETPNDLVEWAKQ, encoded by the coding sequence ATGAAATCTATTATTTTTGATGTTGATGGAACGCTATTATCGACGGAAAGTATGTATATTACGGCCTTAGCGGAAACATTAAAAGATCATAAAATTACACGGTCAGATGCTGAATTGCATCATGTTTTTGGATTGCCTGGGCCAGAGTCATTAGAATATTTAAAAATTCCTAATCCTGAACTCATTCAGGCAGATTGGATCGCACGTTTAGATGATTTTCGCGATAGTATTTTCTTATACCCTGAAGTTCTAAATATGTTAGAGCAATTAAAAAAAGGACAATATAAAATGGGAATTGTGACCTCGAACACACCAGCCGAGTTTGCAGCACACCATGATCGATTTGGAATTGAACAATTCTTTACTGATTTTGTTTTTGCAGGAATGACTAAAAATATGAAGCCAGCCGCAGATCCAATTTTATTAGCAATGAATAATTTAGTGAGTGATCCAAGTCAGACAATTTATATTGGTGATTCTATCCATGACATGCAAGCAGCTCATAATGCTGGAATTGCATATGGAATGGCAGGCTGGGGTGTAAAAGATCGAACTGTCTTTAAAGATCAAGCAGATTATATTTTTGAAACCCCTAATGACTTAGTGGAATGGGCTAAGCAGTAG
- a CDS encoding tRNA1(Val) (adenine(37)-N6)-methyltransferase, with amino-acid sequence MTIELRADERLDMLYRDEIQIIQSHSVFSFSLDAVLLAHFANPRNGGRGTTVDLGTGNGAIPLFMAHKVTGQIIGVEIQPRLADMAQRSVQLNELSDKIKIINKDMRDVFFDIKPGSVENVVSNPPYFEATEKSHKNPNQHYAIARHEIKADLNLVTHTAKKLLKSGGHFFMVHRPDRLFEILDALRDNNLIPKRIQFVYPKVGKEANIVLIESIKNGKLTGAQILPPIITHQDNDEYRDEVLAIYEGRA; translated from the coding sequence ATGACGATTGAGTTACGAGCTGATGAGCGATTGGATATGCTATATCGGGATGAAATTCAAATTATTCAAAGCCATTCAGTGTTTTCATTTTCACTGGATGCGGTTTTATTAGCCCATTTTGCTAATCCGCGAAATGGTGGACGTGGAACTACTGTAGACTTAGGTACAGGTAACGGAGCTATTCCATTATTTATGGCTCACAAGGTAACTGGTCAGATCATTGGGGTTGAAATTCAACCACGGTTAGCTGATATGGCTCAACGTTCGGTTCAATTGAATGAATTATCAGATAAAATTAAAATTATTAATAAGGATATGCGTGATGTTTTTTTTGATATTAAACCTGGTTCAGTCGAAAATGTGGTTTCAAACCCACCTTATTTTGAAGCAACGGAAAAATCACATAAGAATCCAAATCAACACTATGCCATTGCACGTCATGAAATTAAGGCTGATTTGAATTTAGTGACCCATACAGCTAAAAAATTACTTAAATCTGGGGGCCATTTTTTTATGGTTCATCGACCTGATCGATTATTTGAAATTTTAGATGCTTTAAGGGACAATAATTTAATTCCAAAAAGAATTCAATTTGTTTATCCTAAGGTGGGAAAGGAAGCTAATATTGTTTTAATAGAATCAATCAAAAATGGTAAATTAACTGGAGCGCAAATTCTACCACCAATCATTACGCATCAAGATAACGATGAATATCGAGATGAAGTTTTAGCTATTTATGAAGGCCGGGCTTAA
- the pyrH gene encoding UMP kinase, giving the protein MADVKYKRILLKLSGEAMAGDKGFGIDPETVNSIAAEIKEVYELGIEIAIVIGGGNLWRGENGAQLGMERAQADYVGMLGTVMNALSLQDSLENMDVPTRVQTAIEMRQVAEPYVRRKAVRHLEKGRVVIFGAGTGSPYFSTDTTSALRAAEVNADAILMGKNGVDGVYNDDPRNNPNAVKYDKLTHMDVLSQGLKIMDSTASTLSMDNDIDLVVFNLNTHGNIKRVVLGENIGTTVGGK; this is encoded by the coding sequence ATGGCAGACGTAAAGTATAAGCGCATTTTATTAAAGCTATCAGGGGAAGCCATGGCTGGTGATAAGGGTTTTGGAATTGATCCTGAAACAGTTAATAGTATTGCTGCTGAAATTAAAGAAGTTTATGAGTTAGGGATTGAAATTGCTATTGTTATTGGTGGTGGAAATCTTTGGCGTGGTGAAAATGGTGCTCAGCTAGGAATGGAACGTGCCCAAGCTGATTATGTTGGGATGCTTGGAACTGTGATGAACGCTCTTTCTTTGCAAGATTCATTGGAAAATATGGATGTTCCTACACGCGTACAAACCGCAATTGAAATGCGTCAAGTCGCGGAACCATATGTTCGTCGTAAAGCAGTTAGGCATCTTGAAAAAGGGCGCGTTGTTATTTTTGGAGCTGGAACGGGTTCACCGTACTTTTCAACCGATACGACTTCTGCCTTACGTGCCGCTGAAGTTAATGCCGATGCGATTTTGATGGGTAAAAACGGGGTGGATGGTGTCTATAACGATGATCCACGTAATAACCCAAATGCAGTTAAGTATGATAAATTAACGCACATGGACGTTTTGTCGCAAGGTCTTAAAATCATGGATTCAACGGCTTCAACGCTCTCAATGGACAATGATATTGATCTTGTGGTCTTTAATTTGAATACGCACGGCAATATTAAACGCGTTGTTTTGGGTGAGAACATCGGAACAACAGTTGGAGGAAAATAA
- the tsf gene encoding translation elongation factor Ts, with protein sequence MAIKAAQVKELREKTNVGMMDAKKALVETDGDMEKAIDFLREKGMAKAAKKAGAIAAEGMTYVAVKGNFAAIIELNSQTDFVAGNKEFNDLLHAVAETIVDAKPATVEEALELPMAGKTMNEEIIHTTQITGEKITLRRFAVIEAKDGQVLGAYSHMGGRISSLVLLDGANAEVAKDVAMHVAAINPQYVSREEVPADTLSHEKEIQLAAEDLNGKPDAIKEKIVEGRLNKFLSEISLVDQAFVKGDGETVAAYVEGQNGKVLSFVRYEVGEGIEKAENDFAAEVAAQIK encoded by the coding sequence ATGGCAATCAAAGCTGCACAAGTTAAAGAATTACGTGAAAAGACAAACGTGGGAATGATGGACGCAAAAAAGGCGTTGGTAGAAACTGACGGTGATATGGAAAAGGCAATTGATTTCCTTCGTGAAAAGGGAATGGCTAAGGCTGCTAAGAAAGCCGGAGCTATCGCTGCTGAAGGAATGACTTATGTTGCTGTTAAGGGCAACTTTGCTGCAATTATCGAATTGAACTCACAAACTGACTTCGTGGCTGGCAATAAAGAATTTAATGATTTGTTGCATGCCGTTGCGGAAACAATTGTTGACGCAAAGCCAGCTACTGTTGAAGAAGCGCTTGAATTGCCAATGGCCGGTAAGACTATGAACGAAGAAATCATCCACACTACGCAAATTACTGGTGAAAAGATTACTCTTCGTCGTTTTGCAGTTATCGAAGCTAAAGATGGTCAAGTTTTGGGAGCCTACTCACACATGGGTGGACGTATTTCTTCATTAGTTTTGCTTGATGGAGCAAATGCTGAAGTGGCTAAGGATGTTGCAATGCACGTTGCTGCTATTAACCCACAATATGTTTCACGCGAAGAAGTCCCTGCTGATACTTTGAGTCACGAAAAGGAAATTCAATTAGCTGCTGAAGACTTGAACGGTAAGCCAGATGCAATCAAAGAAAAGATCGTTGAAGGACGTTTGAACAAGTTCTTGTCAGAAATTTCATTGGTTGACCAAGCTTTCGTTAAGGGAGATGGTGAAACTGTAGCAGCTTATGTTGAAGGACAAAATGGTAAAGTTCTTTCATTCGTTCGTTATGAAGTTGGTGAAGGAATCGAAAAGGCAGAAAATGATTTTGCGGCTGAAGTTGCAGCACAAATTAAGTAA
- the rpsB gene encoding 30S ribosomal protein S2 translates to MAVISMKQLLEAGVHFGHQTRRWNPKMGEYIFTERNGIYIIDLQKTVKMVDQAYNYVRDAAADGAIVLFVGTKKQAQDAVAEEATRANMYFVNHRWLGGTLTNWTTIQKRISRLKELRSWSEDGTFDRLPKKEVALLTKQREKLEKFLGGIADMPRIPDVLYIVDPHKEQLAVQEASKLNIPIVAMVDTNADPDQIDVKIPSNDDAIRAVRLITAKMADAIIEGNQGEDAVAEEAFSEEGAEKAASIEELTEIVEGDNK, encoded by the coding sequence ATGGCAGTAATCTCAATGAAGCAATTGCTTGAAGCTGGTGTCCACTTCGGTCACCAAACTCGTCGTTGGAACCCAAAGATGGGTGAATATATCTTTACAGAACGTAATGGTATTTACATCATCGACTTACAAAAGACAGTTAAGATGGTTGACCAAGCATATAACTATGTTCGTGATGCCGCTGCTGATGGTGCAATTGTTTTGTTCGTTGGAACAAAGAAGCAAGCACAAGATGCAGTTGCTGAAGAAGCTACACGTGCAAACATGTACTTCGTGAACCATCGTTGGCTTGGTGGAACTTTGACTAACTGGACAACAATCCAAAAGCGTATTTCACGTTTGAAGGAATTGCGTTCTTGGTCAGAAGATGGAACTTTCGATCGTTTGCCTAAGAAGGAAGTTGCATTGTTGACAAAGCAACGTGAAAAGTTGGAAAAGTTCTTGGGTGGAATCGCTGATATGCCACGCATCCCAGATGTATTGTATATCGTTGATCCACACAAGGAACAATTGGCTGTGCAAGAAGCAAGCAAGTTGAATATTCCAATCGTTGCTATGGTTGATACAAATGCTGATCCTGATCAAATCGACGTTAAGATTCCATCAAACGATGATGCAATCCGTGCCGTTCGTTTGATCACTGCTAAGATGGCAGATGCAATCATCGAAGGTAATCAAGGTGAAGATGCTGTTGCTGAAGAAGCCTTTTCTGAAGAAGGAGCTGAAAAAGCTGCTTCTATTGAAGAATTGACTGAAATCGTTGAAGGCGACAACAAGTAA
- a CDS encoding XTP/dITP diphosphatase — protein sequence MKQLIVATKNSGKVSEIKTFLEPFSIEVISLNDLPEMPKIIENGHSFAENALIKARTICQALQVPVLADDSGLTIPALNDEPGIYSARYAGDHNDTANNQKVLLKLKGVPIDQRQASFHTVMVGIKPDGSQIMAEGQVDGLILETPRGSNGFGYDPLFYYEPYQKTLAEMSPSEKNTISHRGRALKVLSQKFNEWW from the coding sequence ATGAAACAACTAATTGTTGCTACTAAAAATTCAGGTAAAGTGTCAGAAATAAAGACCTTTTTAGAGCCTTTTTCAATTGAGGTAATTTCATTAAATGATTTACCAGAAATGCCAAAGATTATTGAAAATGGTCATTCTTTTGCTGAAAATGCGTTAATTAAGGCTCGGACAATCTGTCAGGCACTACAAGTTCCAGTTTTAGCGGATGATTCTGGATTGACAATTCCAGCCTTAAACGATGAGCCTGGAATTTATTCAGCACGGTATGCTGGTGACCATAATGATACAGCTAATAATCAAAAAGTTTTGCTGAAGTTAAAAGGTGTACCAATTGATCAACGGCAAGCATCTTTCCATACGGTCATGGTTGGGATAAAACCGGATGGTAGTCAAATTATGGCTGAAGGTCAGGTGGATGGATTGATTTTGGAAACTCCTCGAGGATCTAATGGGTTTGGTTATGATCCATTATTTTATTATGAACCATATCAAAAAACGCTTGCTGAAATGAGCCCATCAGAAAAAAATACCATTTCGCATCGAGGAAGAGCTTTAAAGGTATTATCACAAAAATTTAATGAATGGTGGTAA
- a CDS encoding GIY-YIG nuclease family protein, which produces MPDKKYYMYVLLTADNTFYGGFTDNVLRRLAVHEAGKGAKYTRPKKRHPLHLIYSEKFETKGDALRAEAAFKKLTRLKKETFLLDHGVDWKKLNN; this is translated from the coding sequence ATGCCGGATAAAAAATATTATATGTATGTGCTCCTAACTGCTGATAATACATTTTATGGGGGTTTCACTGATAATGTATTACGAAGATTAGCGGTGCATGAAGCTGGCAAAGGGGCGAAATATACTCGACCCAAAAAAAGACATCCATTACATTTAATTTATTCTGAAAAATTTGAGACTAAAGGGGATGCTTTGAGAGCGGAGGCTGCTTTTAAAAAACTAACCCGGTTAAAAAAAGAGACTTTTTTACTTGATCATGGTGTGGATTGGAAAAAATTAAATAATTGA
- a CDS encoding deoxynucleoside kinase, with translation MVIITAGMIGVGKTTLTDLIAKHKGTQAFFEPVGENPVLPLYYADPKQYGFLLQIYFLNKRFAMIKKALVDDNNVLDRSIYEDALFTQENHSSGNISDAELDVYMKLLDNMMNELSGMQKGRPDLMVFADADFDTILYRIKKRGRDYEQFDDNADLRDYYFKMWSAYQQWYKDYDASPKMRVDLQKYDLEDPESQKIVLKMIDDYLEELEVQ, from the coding sequence ATGGTGATTATTACGGCAGGCATGATTGGGGTTGGTAAGACAACCTTGACAGACTTAATTGCAAAACATAAGGGGACACAAGCTTTTTTTGAGCCAGTGGGAGAAAATCCAGTTCTACCATTATATTATGCTGATCCTAAGCAGTATGGTTTCTTACTGCAAATTTATTTTTTGAATAAGCGTTTTGCCATGATTAAAAAGGCGTTAGTAGACGATAATAATGTCTTAGATCGTTCCATTTATGAAGATGCTCTTTTCACACAAGAAAATCATAGTTCAGGTAATATTTCTGATGCTGAATTAGATGTTTATATGAAATTATTAGATAATATGATGAATGAATTGAGTGGTATGCAAAAAGGTCGTCCAGACTTGATGGTTTTCGCTGATGCTGACTTTGATACGATATTATATCGAATTAAAAAGCGAGGTCGTGATTACGAACAATTTGATGATAATGCTGACTTAAGAGATTATTATTTTAAAATGTGGAGTGCTTACCAACAATGGTATAAAGATTACGATGCATCTCCGAAGATGCGAGTAGATCTTCAAAAGTATGACTTGGAAGATCCAGAGAGTCAAAAAATAGTATTAAAGATGATTGACGATTATTTGGAAGAGTTAGAAGTACAATAA
- the murI gene encoding glutamate racemase: MDNRAIGYIDSGLGGLTVVKAALAKLPNEAIYYLGDTARMPYGPRPQAEVVTFTRQMIQFLVDQQVKMVVIACNTATAAALPTMQQEFDIPIIGVIESGAATAATLTNNKIVGVIATQGTINSGSYVKALHQNNADLSVYQLAVPEFVTLVESGTTDSIEIQAVVDRNMANFPSSEIDTLILGCTHFPLLENSIQKGLGSKVKIVDAGAETITMVATQLKSLNIMHQESLQVDHHADRYYTTGDAAQFKMLGERWLERDDLQVSTLTIGAEKLYLK, encoded by the coding sequence ATGGACAATCGAGCTATCGGTTATATTGATTCAGGTCTAGGCGGATTAACCGTAGTTAAAGCGGCGTTAGCTAAGTTACCGAATGAAGCGATTTATTATCTAGGAGATACCGCCCGGATGCCATATGGACCACGACCGCAAGCAGAAGTAGTAACTTTTACGCGCCAAATGATTCAATTTTTAGTCGACCAACAGGTTAAGATGGTAGTGATTGCTTGTAATACTGCTACTGCGGCAGCATTACCTACAATGCAACAAGAATTTGATATCCCTATTATTGGAGTGATTGAATCAGGAGCAGCAACAGCAGCAACTCTAACCAATAATAAGATCGTTGGGGTAATTGCAACACAGGGAACGATAAATTCAGGTAGTTATGTTAAGGCATTACATCAAAACAATGCTGATTTATCAGTTTATCAATTGGCAGTTCCTGAATTTGTTACTTTAGTTGAAAGTGGAACGACAGATTCAATTGAAATCCAAGCGGTTGTTGATCGAAATATGGCTAATTTTCCAAGTTCAGAAATTGATACTTTGATTTTAGGATGTACCCATTTTCCACTATTAGAAAATAGCATTCAAAAAGGACTTGGAAGTAAAGTTAAGATCGTCGATGCGGGAGCAGAAACGATAACGATGGTAGCAACACAATTAAAATCACTAAACATTATGCATCAAGAAAGTTTGCAAGTTGATCATCATGCTGATCGATATTATACAACTGGTGATGCAGCTCAGTTTAAAATGTTGGGTGAACGTTGGTTAGAACGAGACGATTTACAAGTTAGTACTTTAACGATTGGTGCTGAAAAGTTATATTTAAAATGA
- the glmS gene encoding glutamine--fructose-6-phosphate transaminase (isomerizing) codes for MYYCGIVGYTGTQKESAPILLKGLEKLEYRGYDSAGVFIPNQDATGDELVRQKGRVADLEALLADKNVNGKAGIAHTRWATHGEPSVRNSHPQYSEDEKFYLVHNGVIENFMELKEQYLSDVTFQSDTDTEVAVQLISKFAREDNLSTFDAFKKAINLFGDSAYGFLLMDQSEPDRMYVAKRKSPLLIGVGSDFNVVTSDAVAMLDETHDFIELLDGEVAIIDPKQIQLFNADGEAVEREPFHLDIDASETDKGIYPYYMLKEVDEQPVVMRRLMERYFDDQGNALIGKAILDEINAADRVYIIAAGTSYHAGLAGARLFEQWANKPTSVFISSEFAYEEPLLSEKPFFIFLSQSGETADSREVLQNINEAGYHSLTLTNVEKSTLWREATYALPLLAGPEIAVASTKAYIAQITLEAILAYALAGKQDLNLMEELSNIAVAIQAIVDDKDTFKQVANEMLVPASTNSAFYIGRGVDSSVALEAALKLKEISYVQAEGFAAGELKHGTLALIEEGTPVIALITQPKTAGLVRGNLSETTARGSRSYTIVSKSLAKEGDGYVLPDVDPLLAPLVEVVPTQLLAYYTSLGRGLDVDRPRNLAKSVTVQ; via the coding sequence ATGTATTATTGCGGAATTGTTGGTTATACAGGAACACAAAAAGAATCAGCGCCAATCTTATTAAAGGGCTTGGAGAAATTAGAGTACCGTGGATATGATTCAGCTGGTGTTTTTATCCCTAATCAAGATGCGACTGGTGATGAATTAGTCCGTCAAAAGGGACGTGTAGCTGATCTTGAAGCCTTATTGGCTGACAAAAATGTAAATGGTAAAGCTGGAATTGCGCATACCCGTTGGGCAACTCATGGTGAACCTTCTGTTAGAAATTCACACCCACAATACTCTGAAGATGAAAAATTTTATTTGGTTCACAATGGAGTGATTGAAAACTTCATGGAATTAAAAGAACAATATCTTTCAGATGTAACTTTCCAATCTGATACTGATACAGAAGTGGCTGTTCAATTGATTAGTAAGTTTGCTCGTGAAGACAATTTATCAACTTTTGATGCTTTCAAAAAAGCCATTAATTTATTTGGCGATTCAGCTTACGGTTTCCTTTTGATGGATCAATCAGAACCAGATCGGATGTATGTTGCAAAGCGTAAGTCACCATTGTTGATTGGGGTTGGATCTGACTTTAATGTAGTGACTTCTGATGCGGTTGCAATGTTGGATGAAACACATGACTTTATTGAGTTGCTTGATGGTGAAGTTGCAATCATTGATCCAAAGCAAATTCAACTTTTTAATGCTGACGGAGAAGCGGTTGAACGTGAACCATTCCATTTGGATATTGATGCTTCAGAAACTGATAAGGGAATTTATCCTTACTACATGTTAAAGGAAGTTGATGAGCAACCGGTTGTAATGCGTCGTTTGATGGAACGTTATTTTGATGATCAAGGAAATGCTTTGATTGGAAAAGCTATCTTAGATGAAATTAACGCTGCTGATCGAGTTTACATCATCGCTGCTGGGACTTCATACCATGCTGGACTAGCAGGAGCTCGCTTGTTTGAACAATGGGCTAACAAGCCAACCAGTGTCTTTATCTCATCTGAATTTGCTTATGAGGAACCTTTGTTGTCAGAGAAGCCATTCTTTATTTTCTTGAGTCAATCTGGTGAAACTGCTGATTCACGTGAAGTTTTGCAAAATATCAATGAAGCTGGATACCACTCATTGACGTTGACCAACGTTGAAAAGTCAACGCTTTGGCGTGAAGCAACGTACGCTTTGCCATTATTGGCTGGACCTGAAATTGCGGTGGCTTCAACAAAAGCTTATATCGCACAAATTACTTTGGAAGCAATCTTGGCTTATGCTTTGGCAGGTAAGCAAGACCTTAATTTGATGGAAGAATTATCAAATATTGCGGTTGCAATTCAAGCTATTGTTGATGATAAGGATACTTTTAAGCAAGTTGCTAATGAAATGTTAGTGCCAGCATCGACAAATAGTGCATTTTACATTGGTCGTGGTGTCGATTCAAGCGTAGCCTTAGAAGCGGCATTGAAGTTGAAGGAAATTTCATATGTTCAAGCAGAAGGCTTTGCAGCTGGAGAATTGAAGCATGGAACTTTGGCTTTGATTGAAGAGGGAACTCCTGTGATTGCCTTAATTACTCAACCAAAGACGGCAGGTCTTGTTCGTGGGAACTTATCAGAGACGACAGCACGTGGATCACGTTCTTATACCATTGTTTCGAAGTCTTTGGCAAAGGAAGGCGATGGTTATGTTTTGCCAGATGTTGATCCTTTGCTAGCACCATTAGTTGAAGTTGTTCCAACACAATTATTGGCTTATTACACTTCACTTGGTCGTGGATTGGATGTTGATCGTCCACGTAACTTGGCTAAGTCAGTTACTGTTCAATAG